From the genome of Synergistaceae bacterium:
TGTCGCGAGCCCTCTCCTGGTCGACGCAGCGGCGGCGCATAAGAAGCGCGTCCACCTTGCAGTCACCCGTGACGACTATCCTGCCCCCCTCGACCCCGAGAGCGAGGAGAACGTCCCGGTCGGACTCAGACCGCACCATCAGGCGGCTGAAGCAGCCGTACACCTCGCCCCAGAAAGCCGAACGACGGGCCTTCGCCGACCGGTCGGAGATCCTGCCGTTCACCAGGAAGGCGGGGATCCCCCTGCGCGCCAGTGCGAAGAGCATGTTGGGCCATATCTCCGTCTCCATGACGGCGTAGGCGGAGGGACGAACCGCGTCGAGCGAACGAGAGACCACCTTCGGCACGTCCCACGGGTAGTAGATGTGCCGGTCGAACAGCTCGCGCGCCAGTCCGAGGGCCATCTCCCTTCCGGTGCGCGTCGTGGTGGAGAGCAGCACGGAGGGCGCGTTTTCCTCAAGGGCGCGCAGCTCCGCCATCAGCGGCCATGCCGACTGGGCCTCCCCGACCGACACGGCGTGAATCCACAGCGAGTCGCGGGGCATGGGGCCCTCGTACAGCCCCCTGCGTTCGTTCAGCCCCTCCCGGTACCTGCGCGACAGCCACGGGTAGAGAACCGGGTAGGCGGCGGACGTCAGGGCACCGTACAGAGAGGCGGCGACGGAGCGCAGATCAGGCCACCCCCGCCTGGAGCAGCTCGTGCAGGTGCACCATTCCCACCGGCCGGCCTTCGTCGGCGACTATTATCGCCGAGATCTCCCTCTGCTCCATCACCCGCACCGCCTCGACAGCGAGCTTGTCCGGGTGTATCTCCGACGGGTTTCTCGTCATCACAGTGCCGACCGGCAGGGAGAGGCACTCCACGCCGCGCGCGCCTATAAGCCGCCTGAGGTCGCCGTCCGTGAAGATGCCGGCTATCAGTCCCTCTCCGTCGACTATCACGGTAGCGCCGTAACCCTTGCTGGTCATCTCGAACAGTGCGTCGCTGACAGCCACGTCCTCCGTCACCACCGGCAGCTTGGCCCCGGCCCCCATCACGTCTCGCACCCTGGTCAGAAGCCTGCGCCCGAGCGCTCCGCCCGGGTGAAAGAGGGCGAAATCCTCGGCCCTGAGCCCGCGCAGAAGCGTGACCATCCCGGCCAGAGCATCGCCCAGCGCCAGCTGAAGGGTGGTGCTGCACAGGGGCGCCAGGTTCAGCGCGCCCTCGCTCCCCTCGCCGTTCGGAGCGCACGCCCCCGCCTCCGATCGCACGGACGAGTCGAGCACCACGTCGGCGTTCCTCGCCAGGGGCGAGTCCAGCCCCCCGGTGACGGCGATTATCGGCGCGCCGAGTCGCTTGAAGTGCGGCAACAGCGACACCACCTCGGCGGTGGTCCCGCTGTTGCTGATGAAGAGTGCCGCGTCGTCCCGCGTGACCATCCCCAGGTCGCCGTGAGCCCCCTCTGCCGCGTGAAGGAAGAAGGAGGGAGTTCCCAGAGATGCGAGGGTGGCCGCGATCTTTCGCCCGATGATGCCGGACTTCCCCATGCCGACCGTCACCAGCCTGCCCGAGCAGGAGAATACGATCCGGGCCGCCTCCGCCAGCTCCGGGCCGATTCGTTTGGCCGCCCTGTCCAGCTCCGCCGCCTCGGCCGCCAGTATCGACCTCCCGGCCTCCAGCAGCTCGCGGTCTGTCAGGTCGTTCCCCTCTCTCTCCCAGGGGAGGCTGAGAACGGTCATCTCGCCCCTCCCTCCTCGGCCCATTCGAGCGAGGAGTACCCGAGCCGGGAGGCGACGAGGTCGTGCAGCTCCACCAACTGCTCCAGCAGGAAGCGCATCCTGTGCAGGGGGACGAGGTTCGGCCCGTCGCTCAGCGCCCTCTCGGGGAAGGGGTGAGTCTCCAGGAATACCGCGTCCACCCCGGAGGCCACCGCGCTTCTGGCAAGCGACTGCACCAGCCGCCTGTCCCCTCCGGATGCCCCGCCCGCCGCGCCGGGGGCCTGCACGCTGTGCGTCGCGTCGAAGACCACGGGGCAGCCGAGCGACCTCATTATCGGCAGGGAGGTCATGTCCACCACAAGCCGCCCGTAGCCCATGAAGGTCCCCCTCTCGCAGAGCATCAGCCCGGAGGCACCGCCGGAGCGGCACTTTTCCACCACGTGCCTCATATCGTCCGGCGAGAGGAACTGCGCCTTCTTGACGTTCAACGGCCTTCCGGTCGCGGACGCGGCGAGCAGCAGGTCGGTCTGGCGGCATAGAAACGCCGGAATCTGCAACACGTCCACCGCCTCGGCGGCGGGTTCCGCCTGCCACGACTCGTGAATGTCCGTCAGCACCGGAACGCCAGCCTCATCCCTGATCCGCGCCAGCTGCTCCAGCCCCTCCTCCAGCCCCGGGCCGCGAAAGCTGGATAGGGACGTCCGGTTGGCCTTGTCGAAGGATGCCTTGAAGATGTAGTTTATGCCCAGCTCGCGGCAGATGCCGCGTACCGTCCCGGCGATCTCCAGCCCCAGCTCCCGGCTCTCGAGCGAGCAGGGCCCCGCGATCAGCGCGAGCCTTCCCTCTCCTATTGAAAAGTCCCACCTGCACTCGGGGGAGTCGTCCCTTATACGGACGGCCTCCGGTGCGCACGACGACATCACGCCGCATCATCTCCTGACTTTCTGATAGTTCACTTCCACCGGGCCGCCAGAGTGTCGTACAGCCTTACTCTCAGACCCCACCCCATGCGGGTCGCGGCGTAGTCGGCCACCCTGTCCAGCGCGCCGGGCCCTCCCAGCCGCGAGACCCCCTCCTCCGACATCCGCCTGCGCAGTTCGTCGTCCCCGATGATCTCGACCGCCGCGTCCGCGAGCGCCTGAGGGTCCTGCGGCACCAGTATCTCCGAGTCGCCCAGCAGCTTCTTCTGCACGAACTTGCCCTTCTCCTCTATGGAGACCACCGGCACGCCCATCCCGGCGCACACCTGGTTGGCCGTGCCGCCGAGGCCTATCAGCACGTGAGCCCTGCCCGCCACCGCCGGCAGCGGCCCGAAGAAGAAGCTTATCTCGCAGCCGTTCTTGCTCACCCTGAGTCCGTTCGTGTCGGAGCCGCGAACCGGCATCCAGGCCGTGCCGTCGGCCGAGCGGGCCTCCTCGCAAGCCTGCAGCAGCCTGTCCGTGTCAAGGGTCGGCGCGACCACCATCATGTACGACGCGCCTCCGGTCGTAAGCAG
Proteins encoded in this window:
- the kdsA gene encoding 3-deoxy-8-phosphooctulonate synthase, which codes for MSSCAPEAVRIRDDSPECRWDFSIGEGRLALIAGPCSLESRELGLEIAGTVRGICRELGINYIFKASFDKANRTSLSSFRGPGLEEGLEQLARIRDEAGVPVLTDIHESWQAEPAAEAVDVLQIPAFLCRQTDLLLAASATGRPLNVKKAQFLSPDDMRHVVEKCRSGGASGLMLCERGTFMGYGRLVVDMTSLPIMRSLGCPVVFDATHSVQAPGAAGGASGGDRRLVQSLARSAVASGVDAVFLETHPFPERALSDGPNLVPLHRMRFLLEQLVELHDLVASRLGYSSLEWAEEGGAR
- a CDS encoding KpsF/GutQ family sugar-phosphate isomerase; amino-acid sequence: MTVLSLPWEREGNDLTDRELLEAGRSILAAEAAELDRAAKRIGPELAEAARIVFSCSGRLVTVGMGKSGIIGRKIAATLASLGTPSFFLHAAEGAHGDLGMVTRDDAALFISNSGTTAEVVSLLPHFKRLGAPIIAVTGGLDSPLARNADVVLDSSVRSEAGACAPNGEGSEGALNLAPLCSTTLQLALGDALAGMVTLLRGLRAEDFALFHPGGALGRRLLTRVRDVMGAGAKLPVVTEDVAVSDALFEMTSKGYGATVIVDGEGLIAGIFTDGDLRRLIGARGVECLSLPVGTVMTRNPSEIHPDKLAVEAVRVMEQREISAIIVADEGRPVGMVHLHELLQAGVA